The Mucilaginibacter mallensis genome has a segment encoding these proteins:
- a CDS encoding helix-turn-helix domain-containing protein, which produces MNDQSTFTLVDPQKGNLAFKLFTFGDNSYFDHLQRNNFYSLIWVTRGSGKVKADFSEYAFKENTLFAFAIYQPFMFLADSKIEGIALQFHPDFFCIHKHQQEVACNGVLFNNIYNPPYVLVDASAAAILNNILEQVKAEMQNPALAQYELLVSYLKIFLINASRLKTSQQPDATLAVADTEEPFILQKLKDYIEQHYKTKHAVSNYADMLNISPKALAKITKTHFNKTLTNMIAERIIIEAKRELYLTNKTVKEIAYELGYNDESYFSRFFKTNAEVSPQLYRETVGYNRMGM; this is translated from the coding sequence ATGAATGATCAATCCACCTTTACTTTAGTCGACCCCCAGAAAGGCAACCTGGCATTTAAGCTGTTTACCTTTGGTGATAATAGTTATTTCGACCATTTGCAGCGTAATAACTTTTACTCGCTCATTTGGGTTACAAGGGGTAGTGGTAAGGTAAAGGCGGATTTTTCAGAATATGCATTTAAAGAAAACACCTTATTTGCCTTTGCCATCTATCAGCCATTTATGTTTTTGGCCGATAGTAAAATAGAGGGTATTGCCCTGCAATTTCACCCTGATTTTTTCTGCATTCATAAGCACCAGCAGGAGGTGGCTTGTAATGGTGTGCTGTTCAATAATATTTATAACCCGCCATATGTATTGGTTGATGCAAGCGCGGCTGCTATCTTAAACAATATTTTGGAACAGGTAAAAGCCGAAATGCAAAACCCGGCATTGGCACAATATGAATTGCTGGTATCTTATCTTAAGATCTTCCTCATTAATGCTTCACGCTTAAAAACCAGTCAGCAGCCGGATGCGACGTTGGCGGTTGCGGATACTGAAGAGCCTTTTATCCTACAAAAATTAAAGGATTATATTGAGCAGCATTACAAAACCAAGCATGCGGTAAGTAATTATGCCGATATGCTGAACATATCGCCCAAGGCATTGGCAAAGATCACCAAAACGCATTTTAATAAAACGCTTACCAATATGATCGCAGAGCGCATCATCATCGAGGCCAAAAGAGAGCTTTACCTCACTAACAAAACAGTTAAGGAAATAGCATACGAACTGGGGTATAATGATGAAAGTTATTTCAGTCGGTTTTTTAAGACCAATGCCGAGGTATCGCCCCAATTATACCGCGAAACTGTTGGGTATAACCGGATGGGGATGTAA
- the metH gene encoding methionine synthase: MDIRKELEKRILVIDGAMGTMIQRYQLTEADFRGERFKDHASDLQGNNDLLNITRPDVIKAIHADYLDAGADIIETNTFSTQIISLADYHLEYLAYELSFEGARLAREVADEYNKKTPEKPRFVAGAVGPTNRTASLSPDVNDPGYRAVTFDDLAEAYYDQVRGLVDGGSDMLLVETIFDTLNAKAALFAINRYADESGKHLPIMISGTITDASGRTLSGQTVEAFWNSIRHANLLSVGLNCALGAREMRPHLEELSNIADVFISAYPNAGLPNEFGQYDETAHETAHQVDDFMQAGLVNIVGGCCGTTPEHIKCIADKAAQYPARLIPEIAPNMRLSGLEAVTLTPESVFMNVGERTNITGSPKFSKLILGEDYEAALTVALQQVEGGAQVIDINMDEGMIDSEAVMVKFLNLVASEPDIAKLPIMVDSSKWTVIEAGLKCLQGKGIVNSISLKEGEEKFKEYARKILSYGAATVVMAFDETGQADSLERRKEICERSYNILVNEVGFPPQDIIFDPNILTVATGLEEHNNYAVDFIDATRWIKQNLPHAKVSGGVSNISFSFRGNNTVREAMHSAFLYHAIQAGMDMGIVNAGMLEVYQEIPKDLLELVEDVLLNRRPDATERLVEFADNIKSKGKVIVRDEEWRKDPVEKRLSHALVKGIIEYLDDDVEEARQKYARPLEVIEGPLMDGMNIVGDLFGSGKMFLPQVVKSARVMKKAVAYLLPYIELEKQRVLASGEDTAADARANAGKILMATVKGDVHDIGKNIVGVVLACNNFEVIDLGVMVPAQRIIEEAIKQNVDIIGLSGLITPSLDEMVHFAKEMERNNFTIPLIIGGATTSRIHAAVKVAPNYSGAAIHVLDASRSVTVCSSLMSETGRDEYIQGIKDEYAKAREAHLNKKSDKRFVSIDDARNMKCQINLNGMMPPKPTFTGTKVFEAFPLEELVPYIDWTPFFHTWELRGSYPKIFDDKYVGIEAKKLYDDAQELLKRIVKDKLLQANAVIGFWPANSVGDDIELYTDDSRTQVLETIYTLRQQSEKVKGEPYYALSDFIAPKDSGVPDYWGGFAVTAGVGCDELVAEFEADHDDYNSIMAKALADRLAEAFAEKMHELVRKDYWGYAKTEQLDTEKLIKEEYQGIRPAPGYPACPDHTEKITLFELLKAEDNAHMHLTESLAMTPAASVSGFYFAHPQARYFGLGKISKDQIEDYAKRKTMDVETVERWLGPNLNY; the protein is encoded by the coding sequence ATGGATATTAGAAAAGAATTAGAGAAACGTATACTCGTTATTGACGGCGCAATGGGTACCATGATACAACGGTACCAATTAACCGAGGCGGATTTTCGCGGGGAACGTTTTAAGGATCATGCATCAGACCTGCAGGGCAATAACGACCTGCTGAATATCACACGCCCGGATGTGATCAAGGCTATCCATGCTGATTATTTGGATGCCGGGGCAGATATCATAGAAACCAACACTTTCAGCACACAAATAATTTCACTGGCTGATTATCACCTGGAATACTTAGCTTATGAACTAAGCTTTGAAGGCGCGCGCCTTGCCCGTGAAGTTGCCGACGAATACAATAAAAAAACACCGGAGAAACCACGCTTTGTAGCCGGAGCCGTTGGCCCTACAAACCGTACCGCATCATTATCGCCGGATGTTAACGACCCGGGCTACCGTGCCGTTACCTTTGACGACCTGGCCGAAGCTTATTACGATCAGGTTCGCGGCCTTGTTGATGGCGGCTCGGATATGCTGCTGGTTGAAACCATATTTGATACCCTGAATGCCAAAGCGGCATTATTTGCTATAAACCGCTATGCCGATGAATCAGGCAAGCATTTGCCTATCATGATCTCGGGTACTATTACCGATGCATCAGGCCGTACTTTATCGGGCCAAACAGTTGAGGCATTCTGGAATTCTATCCGCCATGCTAACTTGTTATCCGTAGGCTTAAACTGCGCTTTGGGGGCAAGGGAAATGCGCCCGCACCTGGAGGAACTTTCTAATATAGCCGATGTATTTATCTCGGCCTATCCTAATGCGGGTTTGCCAAATGAGTTTGGTCAGTATGATGAAACAGCTCACGAAACCGCCCACCAGGTGGATGATTTTATGCAAGCCGGGCTGGTGAACATAGTAGGTGGTTGTTGTGGCACTACGCCCGAACACATTAAATGCATTGCCGATAAAGCGGCGCAATATCCCGCAAGGTTAATACCCGAAATAGCGCCAAACATGCGCCTGAGCGGACTGGAAGCCGTTACACTAACGCCCGAAAGCGTGTTCATGAACGTGGGTGAACGTACCAATATCACAGGCTCGCCAAAATTCTCCAAACTGATTTTGGGCGAGGATTACGAGGCTGCCCTAACCGTTGCCCTGCAGCAGGTTGAAGGCGGCGCGCAGGTGATCGACATCAACATGGATGAGGGCATGATCGATTCGGAAGCGGTGATGGTGAAGTTCCTGAATCTTGTTGCTTCTGAACCTGACATTGCCAAGCTGCCCATCATGGTGGATTCATCAAAATGGACGGTTATTGAAGCCGGGTTGAAATGCCTACAAGGCAAGGGTATCGTTAACTCCATCTCATTAAAAGAAGGTGAAGAGAAATTTAAGGAATACGCCCGCAAAATATTAAGCTATGGTGCCGCCACGGTAGTAATGGCCTTCGATGAAACAGGTCAGGCTGATTCATTGGAACGCCGTAAGGAGATCTGCGAGCGGTCATATAACATATTGGTTAACGAAGTTGGTTTCCCACCACAGGATATCATTTTCGATCCGAACATATTAACCGTAGCCACCGGTTTAGAAGAACACAACAACTACGCGGTTGATTTTATTGATGCCACACGCTGGATAAAACAAAACCTGCCGCACGCCAAAGTGAGTGGCGGGGTAAGTAATATTTCGTTCTCGTTCCGTGGTAATAACACGGTTCGCGAGGCTATGCACTCGGCATTTTTATACCATGCCATACAGGCCGGCATGGATATGGGCATTGTTAACGCCGGTATGCTTGAGGTATACCAGGAGATCCCAAAAGATTTGCTTGAACTCGTTGAAGATGTTTTATTAAACCGCCGTCCGGATGCTACCGAGCGTTTGGTTGAGTTTGCCGATAACATCAAGAGTAAAGGCAAGGTAATTGTACGCGATGAGGAATGGCGCAAGGATCCGGTTGAAAAACGTTTATCGCACGCGCTGGTAAAAGGTATTATTGAATACCTGGATGATGATGTGGAAGAAGCGCGCCAAAAATATGCCCGTCCGCTTGAAGTGATTGAAGGTCCGCTAATGGATGGGATGAATATTGTTGGTGACCTGTTTGGTTCAGGTAAGATGTTCCTGCCACAGGTAGTAAAATCAGCCCGTGTAATGAAAAAAGCGGTTGCTTATCTATTGCCTTATATCGAACTGGAAAAACAACGTGTTTTAGCCTCCGGCGAAGATACCGCAGCCGATGCCCGCGCCAATGCCGGTAAAATTTTAATGGCTACAGTTAAAGGCGATGTGCACGATATCGGTAAAAATATTGTGGGCGTAGTGTTGGCCTGTAATAACTTTGAGGTGATCGATCTTGGGGTGATGGTGCCTGCACAACGCATAATTGAAGAAGCCATTAAGCAAAATGTCGACATTATTGGCCTGAGCGGATTGATCACGCCGTCATTGGATGAAATGGTGCATTTCGCCAAGGAAATGGAACGCAATAACTTTACTATTCCGTTGATTATCGGCGGAGCTACAACATCACGTATACATGCGGCGGTTAAGGTAGCACCAAACTATTCAGGCGCTGCTATACACGTATTGGATGCATCTCGCAGCGTTACTGTTTGCAGTAGTTTGATGAGTGAAACCGGTCGTGATGAGTACATACAGGGTATTAAGGATGAATACGCCAAAGCCCGTGAGGCGCACCTGAATAAAAAATCGGATAAGCGTTTCGTCAGCATTGATGACGCCCGGAACATGAAGTGCCAGATCAACCTTAACGGTATGATGCCGCCAAAACCAACCTTTACAGGCACCAAGGTTTTTGAAGCATTCCCGCTGGAAGAGCTAGTGCCGTATATCGACTGGACACCATTTTTCCACACCTGGGAACTGCGCGGCAGCTACCCTAAAATATTTGATGATAAGTACGTAGGCATCGAGGCAAAAAAACTATACGATGATGCGCAGGAACTGTTGAAACGTATTGTTAAGGATAAACTGTTGCAGGCTAACGCCGTGATCGGTTTTTGGCCAGCCAATAGTGTGGGCGATGACATTGAGTTGTATACCGATGATAGCCGTACACAGGTTTTAGAAACGATCTACACGCTGCGCCAGCAATCAGAGAAAGTTAAAGGTGAACCATATTATGCCTTGTCAGATTTTATCGCCCCTAAAGATAGCGGCGTACCTGATTATTGGGGTGGCTTTGCAGTAACTGCAGGTGTTGGTTGTGATGAGCTGGTTGCCGAATTTGAAGCCGATCATGACGACTATAACAGCATCATGGCTAAAGCCCTTGCTGATCGTTTAGCAGAAGCTTTTGCTGAAAAAATGCACGAGCTGGTACGCAAAGATTACTGGGGCTATGCTAAAACCGAGCAATTGGATACCGAAAAACTTATCAAGGAAGAATACCAGGGTATTCGTCCGGCACCGGGTTATCCCGCCTGTCCGGATCATACAGAGAAGATCACCCTATTTGAATTGCTGAAAGCCGAGGATAACGCACACATGCACCTAACCGAAAGCCTGGCAATGACACCGGCTGCCTCCGTAAGCGGGTTCTACTTCGCGCACCCACAGGCAAGGTATTTTGGCTTGGGTAAGATCAGTAAGGATCAGATAGAGGATTACGCAAAGCGGAAGACAATGGACGTAGAAACAGTGGAGCGCTGGTTAGGACCAAATCTTAACTATTAG
- the truB gene encoding tRNA pseudouridine(55) synthase TruB produces the protein MDTPNPKKKDFDFAAGELLLVNKPYKWTSFDVVGKIRNSFKPLKLKVGHAGTLDPLATGLLIICTGKMTKQIDTFQAEEKEYTGTLILGATTPSYDMETEPDEKFDTSHITDEQIRAACAQFTGDIQQYPPAHSAIKIDGERLYEKARRGEEVELRLRNVTITEFEITRIELPEVDFRVVCSKGTYIRSLVNDFGKALNSGAYLSKLRRTRSGNYKVADAWEVMELVGTIRELKAQTEA, from the coding sequence TTGGATACGCCCAACCCTAAAAAAAAGGACTTTGATTTTGCCGCCGGCGAATTATTGCTGGTGAATAAACCATATAAATGGACCAGCTTTGATGTGGTTGGCAAAATACGCAACTCCTTTAAGCCGCTTAAACTAAAGGTTGGCCATGCCGGCACGCTTGATCCGCTGGCTACAGGCCTGCTCATCATCTGCACCGGTAAAATGACCAAGCAGATAGATACCTTTCAGGCTGAGGAAAAGGAATATACCGGCACACTGATTTTGGGAGCTACCACCCCATCATACGATATGGAAACCGAACCGGATGAGAAATTCGATACCAGCCATATTACCGATGAGCAGATAAGGGCCGCCTGCGCGCAGTTTACAGGCGACATTCAGCAATACCCACCCGCGCACTCCGCCATTAAAATTGATGGGGAGCGTTTGTATGAAAAAGCCCGTCGCGGCGAGGAAGTTGAACTGCGCCTGCGCAACGTAACCATAACTGAATTTGAAATAACCCGTATTGAGTTGCCCGAAGTTGATTTCAGGGTTGTATGCAGCAAGGGTACTTATATCCGCTCGCTGGTAAATGATTTTGGCAAGGCATTAAACAGCGGCGCATATCTATCAAAATTAAGGCGTACACGCAGCGGTAATTATAAAGTTGCTGATGCCTGGGAAGTGATGGAGTTAGTTGGTACCATACGTGAGTTAAAAGCACAAACCGAAGCGTAA
- a CDS encoding carboxymuconolactone decarboxylase family protein — protein sequence MKTQFSVPTRDEVSPANQTIFDNLQKALGFVPNLYATIAYSDNGLARFLSYQNAKTSLSNKEKEAVNLIVSQVNECVYCQSAHIVLGKMNGFTDEQLLDIRKGTSTDPKLNALVALAANITATRGKADGDLVDDFYAHGYTNANLIDLILQISDKTAMNYLHNLTEIPVDFPLATAL from the coding sequence ATGAAAACACAATTTTCAGTACCAACCCGCGATGAAGTAAGCCCTGCAAATCAAACCATATTTGATAACCTACAAAAGGCTTTAGGCTTTGTGCCAAACCTGTACGCTACCATAGCTTACTCTGACAATGGTCTTGCGCGGTTCCTGTCCTACCAGAATGCAAAAACATCTTTATCAAACAAAGAAAAAGAAGCGGTTAACCTTATTGTGAGCCAGGTTAACGAATGTGTTTACTGCCAGAGCGCGCATATAGTGTTGGGTAAAATGAACGGCTTTACCGATGAGCAATTACTGGATATAAGAAAAGGTACCAGCACCGACCCTAAGTTGAATGCCTTGGTTGCCCTGGCTGCAAATATTACCGCTACCCGCGGCAAAGCAGATGGCGACCTGGTTGACGACTTTTACGCGCACGGCTACACCAATGCCAACCTGATTGATCTGATCTTACAGATCAGCGATAAGACAGCTATGAACTACCTCCATAATTTAACGGAGATCCCGGTTGATTTTCCTTTAGCAACCGCACTGTAA
- a CDS encoding alpha-ketoglutarate-dependent dioxygenase AlkB family protein, which produces MEQLSFFPEAGQSKGLPPELLDYRPGIFSPEQSKYLMAKFITEMPWQQKIIKMYDKHLLTPRLTVWVGDQGTDYTFSGEKYDPLPWTDELQTIRERVQILSGINFNSVLLNYYRDGNDSVAWHSDNEDELGKHPVVASVSFGQVRSFDIRNKKDHTQKYSIKLEDGSYLLMKGDLQENWEHRIAKSTKPMKERVNLTFRVIKHK; this is translated from the coding sequence ATGGAACAGCTAAGTTTTTTTCCTGAAGCGGGGCAGAGTAAAGGCTTACCGCCAGAACTTTTGGACTACCGCCCGGGCATATTCAGCCCGGAGCAAAGCAAATACCTGATGGCTAAATTCATTACGGAAATGCCCTGGCAGCAAAAGATCATAAAAATGTATGACAAGCACCTGCTTACACCCAGGCTCACCGTTTGGGTAGGCGATCAGGGCACGGATTACACCTTCTCCGGCGAAAAGTATGATCCGCTGCCATGGACGGATGAATTACAGACCATCAGGGAGCGCGTACAAATATTATCAGGCATTAATTTTAACAGCGTATTGCTCAACTACTATCGCGATGGCAACGATTCGGTAGCCTGGCATAGTGATAATGAAGACGAATTGGGTAAACACCCGGTTGTAGCCTCCGTGTCTTTCGGCCAAGTGAGGAGCTTTGATATCCGCAATAAAAAGGATCACACCCAAAAATATTCAATAAAGCTGGAAGATGGTTCCTACCTGCTAATGAAAGGTGACCTGCAGGAAAACTGGGAGCACCGCATAGCCAAATCAACCAAACCAATGAAGGAACGGGTTAATTTAACTTTTAGAGTTATAAAACATAAATAA
- the metF gene encoding methylenetetrahydrofolate reductase [NAD(P)H], giving the protein MKITDHITNANGKTLFSFELLPPVKGRSIQEIYDAIDPLMEFNPPFIDVTYHREDYIYKKHESGLLEKVSYRKRPGTVAICAAIINRYKVDAVPHLICGGFTKEETENALIDLQFLGIDNVLVLRGDARHADPSFVPTPGGHAYACELLEQVTNMNKGKYLYEDHDVVNADFCIGVAGYPEKHFESPNLKTDFRYLKQKVDNGANFIVTQMFYDNNKYKEFVKLCRENGINVPIIPGLKPITSSKQLINLPKIFHIDIPEDLADAVQACKSEKDVKDVGIEWMINQCKELIEFGAPVLHFYTMSNPGPTKRIAEAIF; this is encoded by the coding sequence ATGAAAATAACCGATCACATTACTAACGCTAACGGCAAAACACTCTTCTCATTCGAACTATTACCACCGGTAAAGGGGCGCAGCATACAGGAAATTTATGATGCTATTGACCCGCTGATGGAGTTTAATCCGCCGTTTATTGATGTTACCTATCACCGCGAGGATTATATCTACAAAAAGCATGAAAGTGGTTTATTGGAGAAGGTATCCTACCGTAAACGCCCGGGTACTGTTGCTATTTGTGCTGCTATCATCAATCGTTATAAGGTGGATGCTGTTCCACATTTAATATGTGGTGGTTTTACCAAGGAAGAAACTGAGAACGCGCTGATTGACCTGCAATTTTTGGGTATCGACAATGTGCTGGTATTACGCGGTGATGCCCGCCATGCCGATCCGTCATTTGTGCCAACTCCGGGCGGTCATGCCTATGCATGCGAGCTGCTGGAGCAGGTTACCAACATGAACAAGGGTAAATATTTATACGAGGACCACGATGTGGTAAATGCCGATTTCTGCATCGGCGTTGCCGGATACCCAGAAAAGCATTTCGAGTCGCCGAACCTGAAAACCGATTTCAGGTACCTGAAACAAAAGGTAGACAACGGCGCCAATTTTATTGTTACCCAGATGTTTTATGATAACAATAAATACAAGGAGTTTGTAAAGCTTTGTCGTGAGAATGGTATCAATGTGCCCATCATTCCGGGATTGAAGCCCATTACCTCATCAAAACAATTGATCAACCTGCCAAAAATATTCCATATTGATATCCCTGAAGATCTTGCCGATGCGGTACAGGCCTGCAAATCAGAAAAAGATGTAAAGGATGTAGGTATCGAGTGGATGATAAACCAATGCAAGGAGCTGATAGAGTTCGGCGCACCTGTATTGCATTTTTATACCATGAGTAATCCGGGGCCTACTAAGAGGATTGCTGAGGCGATATTTTAA
- a CDS encoding ABC transporter permease — protein sequence MIKNYFKIAWRNLVKNKAHSFINIVGLSVGMAVAIMIGLWIYDEVSFNKDNPNYSRIAQVVQNVTNNGEVQTWTNVPYPLAEELRKSYGSNFKYVVMSAGTGNHILTLGDKKLTEWGCYFEPQAPELLGLKMIEGSRSALNDPTAVLLSQSTAKAYFGDADPMNKMLKIDSRDNVKVAGVYQDFPDNSDFSGFAFLATWQTYLHNSWIKSVIDTWRPNAFRIYVQMADNTDFASVSLKIRDAKLRRVSTELAKKKPALFLFPMSKWHLYSDFKNGLNIGGRIQYVWLFGIIGIFVLLLACINFMNLSTARSEKRAKEVGIRKAVGSLRDQLIYQFFAESLVYVFIAFVLSLLFVQLALPFFNSVAGKSMSILWTNPLFWLSCISFSLITGLIAGSYPAFYLSSFNPVKVLKGSFRVGRLAAIPRKVLVVVQFTVSVVLIIGTIVVFRQIQFAKNRPVGYTRDGLITVPMVAHDVHDHFDVVKSELFKTGVVANVSESSAPPTEQWGSSSGFDWQGKDPSLSVDFQQAGVSYDYGKTVAWQFTGGRDFSRDFLSDSSALIINETAVHFMGLKNPVGSTIKWNGDQFKVVGVIKDIITGSPYEQIKPAVYYLSKDAGSMIVLKINPNASASAAIDKIGDVFKQYNPQQPFVYQFVDQEYAKKFDDEERIGKLASCFAGLAIFISCLGLFGMASFMAEQRIKEIGVRKVLGASVFNLWKLLSTDFIGLVVISIIIATPTAYIFMNNWLRHYEYHSAIAWWIFALTGVGAVLITLLTVSYQSIKAALANPVKSLKSE from the coding sequence ATGATTAAAAACTACTTTAAAATAGCCTGGCGCAACCTTGTAAAAAACAAGGCGCATTCGTTTATCAATATAGTGGGGTTATCCGTTGGTATGGCGGTAGCCATTATGATAGGCCTTTGGATATATGATGAGGTATCATTCAATAAGGACAATCCTAATTACAGCCGCATTGCACAGGTAGTACAAAACGTAACCAATAATGGCGAGGTGCAAACCTGGACCAATGTCCCCTATCCTTTGGCCGAAGAATTACGCAAGAGTTATGGCAGCAATTTTAAATATGTAGTGATGAGCGCCGGTACAGGCAACCATATTTTAACCCTGGGCGATAAAAAGCTAACTGAATGGGGCTGCTATTTTGAACCGCAGGCACCGGAATTGCTTGGCCTTAAAATGATAGAGGGATCGCGCAGCGCGTTAAACGACCCAACAGCTGTTTTGTTATCCCAATCAACAGCCAAAGCTTATTTTGGTGATGCCGACCCAATGAACAAGATGCTGAAAATTGACAGCCGTGATAATGTAAAAGTAGCCGGCGTATACCAGGATTTTCCGGATAACTCCGATTTTAGCGGCTTTGCATTTTTAGCCACTTGGCAAACCTATTTACATAACAGCTGGATAAAATCAGTAATCGATACCTGGCGCCCGAATGCTTTCAGGATATATGTGCAAATGGCCGATAATACCGACTTTGCATCGGTATCATTAAAAATAAGGGATGCGAAACTGCGTAGGGTAAGTACGGAACTGGCTAAAAAGAAACCGGCGCTGTTCCTGTTCCCGATGAGTAAATGGCATTTGTACAGTGATTTTAAAAACGGGTTGAACATTGGCGGCCGCATACAGTATGTGTGGCTATTTGGTATCATCGGTATTTTTGTTTTGCTGCTGGCCTGTATTAATTTTATGAATTTGAGCACCGCCCGTTCAGAGAAGCGGGCAAAGGAAGTGGGCATCCGCAAAGCGGTGGGCTCCCTGCGCGATCAGTTGATCTACCAGTTTTTTGCAGAATCATTGGTGTATGTTTTTATCGCCTTTGTTCTATCATTGCTATTTGTTCAATTGGCGCTGCCATTTTTTAACAGTGTGGCAGGTAAAAGCATGAGCATATTATGGACAAATCCTTTGTTTTGGCTCTCATGTATCAGTTTTAGTTTGATAACCGGGTTAATTGCCGGTAGTTACCCTGCGTTTTATTTGTCATCATTCAATCCGGTTAAAGTGTTAAAAGGCTCGTTCCGGGTGGGTAGATTGGCGGCCATACCGCGCAAGGTATTGGTGGTTGTACAGTTTACGGTATCTGTTGTACTGATCATCGGGACAATAGTAGTTTTCCGCCAGATACAGTTTGCAAAGAACCGCCCGGTAGGTTATACCCGCGATGGGCTCATCACAGTGCCTATGGTAGCACACGATGTTCATGACCATTTCGATGTGGTAAAGTCCGAGCTTTTTAAAACTGGGGTAGTAGCAAATGTATCTGAATCAAGCGCGCCGCCAACCGAGCAATGGGGCAGCAGCAGCGGTTTCGACTGGCAAGGTAAAGACCCCAGCCTGAGTGTTGATTTTCAGCAGGCAGGTGTATCCTACGATTATGGTAAAACGGTAGCCTGGCAATTTACCGGCGGGCGTGATTTTTCGAGGGATTTCCTTTCTGACTCATCGGCATTGATCATTAATGAAACTGCCGTGCATTTTATGGGCCTAAAAAACCCGGTAGGCTCAACCATTAAATGGAATGGCGATCAATTTAAGGTGGTTGGCGTTATTAAGGATATTATTACCGGGTCGCCATATGAGCAGATAAAACCAGCTGTTTATTACTTGTCAAAAGATGCTGGATCAATGATCGTTTTAAAGATCAACCCTAATGCAAGCGCCAGCGCAGCAATTGATAAAATAGGCGACGTATTTAAACAATATAATCCTCAACAGCCTTTTGTATACCAGTTTGTTGACCAGGAATATGCCAAGAAGTTTGATGATGAAGAACGCATTGGCAAACTGGCCAGCTGCTTTGCCGGACTAGCAATTTTCATCAGCTGTCTGGGTCTGTTCGGCATGGCATCGTTTATGGCAGAGCAGCGTATTAAGGAGATCGGCGTACGCAAGGTATTGGGCGCATCCGTATTTAACCTGTGGAAGTTGCTGTCGACAGATTTTATTGGTTTGGTAGTGATCTCTATCATCATAGCCACCCCAACAGCTTATATTTTTATGAATAACTGGCTGCGGCACTATGAGTATCACTCCGCAATTGCTTGGTGGATATTTGCCTTAACAGGTGTTGGGGCAGTGCTGATCACTTTACTTACGGTGAGTTATCAATCAATTAAGGCGGCGCTGGCTAACCCGGTGAAGAGTTTGAAAAGTGAGTAG
- a CDS encoding nuclear transport factor 2 family protein, translating to MENEIRYPIPPFNMETAQQKVQAAEDAWNSKNPEKVSLAYTIDTEWRNRTEFINGREEVKEFLTRKWEKELDYKLKKELWGFKENRMAVRFEYEWHDAAGQWYRSYGNELWEFDEKGYMQKRYASINDLPIAEADRKL from the coding sequence ATGGAAAACGAGATCAGATACCCTATACCTCCATTTAACATGGAAACTGCCCAGCAAAAAGTGCAGGCTGCCGAAGATGCGTGGAACTCAAAGAACCCGGAGAAAGTATCACTGGCTTATACTATTGATACCGAATGGCGCAACCGCACGGAATTTATCAATGGCCGCGAAGAGGTAAAGGAATTCCTGACCCGCAAATGGGAAAAGGAACTGGATTATAAACTGAAAAAAGAACTTTGGGGCTTTAAGGAAAACCGCATGGCGGTAAGATTTGAATATGAATGGCATGATGCTGCCGGGCAATGGTACCGCAGTTATGGAAACGAGCTTTGGGAATTTGATGAAAAAGGTTACATGCAAAAAAGGTACGCCAGCATAAATGACCTGCCTATTGCCGAGGCCGACCGCAAGCTGTAA